Proteins from a single region of Apium graveolens cultivar Ventura chromosome 7, ASM990537v1, whole genome shotgun sequence:
- the LOC141674174 gene encoding uncharacterized protein LOC141674174, producing MLSIEVGSPSHRVINFDEAANEEGLKTNIELIDEVWDQAVAKMERYKEKIKEHFSKKSRVKNFQVGDLVLRDTEASDPTNTGKLMPKWEGPYKVKEVLRSGTYKLMNMDGSEVHNTWH from the coding sequence ATGCTTTCAATAGAGGTGGGATCTCCTTCTCACAGGGTAATAAACTTTGATGAAGCAGCTAACGAAGAAGGACTCAAAACAAACATTGAGTTAATTGATGAAGTATGGGACCAAGCTGTAGCAAAGATGGAGAGATATAAGGAGAAAATAAAAGAACATTTCAGTAAGAAGTCcagagtcaaaaacttccaagttggagaccTGGTTCTTCGAGACACAGAAGCATCAGATCCTACAAACACTGGAAAgctaatgcccaaatgggaaggaccatataAGGTCAAAGAAGTCTTGAGATCAGGAACCTATAAACTGATGAACATGGATGGCTCAGAAGTCCACAATACCTGGCATTGA